The following proteins come from a genomic window of Spongiibacter tropicus DSM 19543:
- a CDS encoding nuclear transport factor 2 family protein yields the protein MAHTTLETLLAERDIQQQLIRFARAMDARDWAAMAAILSDDAVADFGLGPVVGRDEVVASIRPYLEACGPSQHLLGNFLIEVRGDSAYSETYVADLHLSKDPASELSFRTLGNYSDRWVRRDGVWLLCSRHKDNRATVGSMDVFKP from the coding sequence TTGGCACACACTACGTTGGAAACGCTGCTCGCCGAACGCGACATTCAACAGCAATTGATCCGCTTTGCGCGGGCGATGGATGCGCGCGACTGGGCCGCCATGGCGGCGATTCTCAGCGACGATGCCGTGGCCGATTTTGGTCTCGGGCCGGTGGTCGGCAGAGACGAAGTCGTTGCGTCGATTCGCCCCTATCTCGAAGCCTGTGGTCCCAGCCAGCATTTACTGGGTAACTTCCTCATCGAGGTGCGTGGCGACAGCGCTTACAGTGAGACCTACGTCGCCGATCTGCATCTGAGCAAAGACCCCGCCAGCGAACTGAGCTTCCGCACATTGGGCAATTACTCCGACCGCTGGGTGCGGCGCGACGGCGTCTGGCTGCTGTGCTCTCGCCACAAAGACAATCGCGCCACGGTCGGCAGCATGGACGTCTTCAAGCCCTAG
- a CDS encoding SDR family NAD(P)-dependent oxidoreductase, which translates to MNRLEGKTALITGASRGIGLAMAQRFAAEGARLILVASRMGSHGRLPGTLESAVEGIRRAGGEAHAVVCNLSDADARADLITRAQQQVGPLDILVNNAAGAKMGLPSQVSADDRRWMMELNLNAPIDLAQQALPGMRERGAGWILNISSATSEQPLVPYRDSAVAAHVIAAYGATKAALNRYTEGLAHEVAGEGVWVNSLAPESIVLTPGAEQVRDIARRHPDMAEPVEVMIEAALLLCTGRYVGQIAYSRRLLHATGQDVYSLDGSTRLGDALMPAEIDADRNTTDKESEQ; encoded by the coding sequence ATGAATCGACTGGAGGGAAAAACCGCGCTGATTACCGGCGCCAGTCGCGGCATCGGTCTGGCGATGGCGCAGCGCTTTGCCGCCGAAGGTGCACGACTTATCTTGGTCGCGTCGCGCATGGGGAGTCATGGCCGCCTGCCGGGCACGCTTGAATCGGCGGTTGAGGGGATTCGGCGCGCAGGCGGTGAAGCCCACGCCGTCGTCTGCAATTTGAGCGACGCCGACGCTCGCGCCGACCTGATTACGCGGGCTCAGCAGCAAGTCGGTCCGCTGGACATTCTGGTGAACAATGCGGCGGGCGCCAAAATGGGGCTGCCCAGTCAGGTGAGCGCGGACGACCGTCGCTGGATGATGGAGCTGAACCTGAATGCCCCTATCGATCTGGCGCAACAGGCGCTACCGGGGATGCGTGAACGCGGGGCAGGTTGGATTCTCAACATCAGTTCGGCGACCAGCGAGCAGCCGTTGGTGCCCTATCGCGACTCGGCGGTGGCGGCCCATGTGATTGCCGCCTACGGGGCGACCAAGGCGGCACTCAATCGCTATACCGAGGGCCTGGCCCATGAAGTGGCCGGCGAGGGGGTGTGGGTGAACAGTCTGGCACCGGAGAGCATTGTGCTCACGCCGGGTGCCGAGCAGGTCCGCGATATTGCGCGCCGTCATCCCGATATGGCGGAGCCGGTCGAGGTCATGATCGAGGCGGCGCTGCTGCTGTGTACGGGGCGTTATGTCGGGCAAATCGCCTACAGTCGCCGCCTGCTGCACGCCACTGGGCAAGATGTTTACAGCCTGGATGGCAGCACGCGGCTGGGGGATGCCCTGATGCCCGCCGAGATCGATGCCGACCGCAATACGACTGATAAGGAGTCCGAGCAATGA
- a CDS encoding sulfotransferase family protein, whose protein sequence is MYVDIETYLKVLRHVWSLRGWPGRRKMLLRLLIVVPVLTLFNSLCFLLDYLLFPRLWWQRVERPVFIVGHARSGTTLAHRLLAADGDNFSYFLYWELFFPSLLQKRVIRWLGKLDRAMGGPCIRRLRAWDDRTFGRFRHIHDMSLWNAEEDQFVMQAAFLSQQWALDVPMMDQVDLFHVDQMPAKKRRRWLHHYRECVKRQLLLNGGDRIHLSKNPLMSGWVEALIETFPDARIAVMVRNPTQCIPSTLKLLELTWKGKGWTPEQYGPSLQAMTEISFDSLLWPRQALAKHKATPQIFVDYRDITRQPRETVHRIYAALGMSVSPSYEQWLVDQEDRERGHATHFEYSIDDYDLAVEDIESRLAPLFEQYQWPRVSEATLEGQQA, encoded by the coding sequence GTGTACGTCGATATCGAAACTTATCTGAAAGTGTTGCGCCATGTCTGGTCGCTGCGCGGTTGGCCGGGGCGGCGCAAGATGCTGCTGCGACTGTTGATTGTCGTACCGGTGCTGACGCTGTTCAACAGCCTGTGCTTCCTGCTGGATTATCTGCTGTTTCCCCGTTTGTGGTGGCAGCGCGTCGAGCGCCCGGTCTTTATCGTGGGGCATGCCCGCAGCGGAACCACGTTGGCGCACCGCCTGCTGGCTGCTGACGGCGATAACTTCAGCTACTTCCTCTACTGGGAGCTGTTTTTCCCTTCGCTGCTGCAAAAGCGGGTGATCCGCTGGCTGGGCAAGCTGGATCGGGCGATGGGTGGCCCCTGTATTCGTCGCCTGCGGGCTTGGGACGACCGCACTTTCGGCCGCTTCCGCCATATCCATGACATGAGCCTGTGGAATGCGGAAGAGGATCAGTTCGTTATGCAGGCGGCGTTTTTGTCGCAGCAATGGGCATTGGACGTGCCGATGATGGATCAGGTCGACCTGTTTCACGTCGATCAAATGCCGGCAAAAAAGCGTCGGCGCTGGCTGCACCACTACCGCGAATGTGTGAAACGGCAGTTGCTGCTCAACGGCGGCGACCGCATCCACCTCAGCAAAAATCCGCTGATGAGCGGTTGGGTCGAGGCGCTGATTGAAACCTTCCCCGATGCCCGCATCGCGGTCATGGTGCGCAACCCCACGCAGTGTATTCCCAGCACCCTGAAACTGCTGGAACTGACCTGGAAGGGCAAGGGCTGGACGCCCGAGCAGTACGGCCCCTCCCTGCAGGCGATGACTGAAATTTCCTTCGACTCGCTGCTGTGGCCCCGACAGGCGCTGGCGAAGCACAAGGCGACCCCGCAGATCTTTGTGGATTATCGTGATATCACCCGCCAGCCCCGGGAAACCGTCCACCGCATCTACGCCGCATTGGGCATGTCGGTATCACCCAGTTACGAGCAGTGGTTAGTCGACCAGGAAGATCGAGAGCGCGGGCACGCGACTCATTTTGAATACAGCATCGACGACTACGATTTGGCAGTGGAAGACATCGAGTCGCGACTCGCGCCCCTGTTCGAGCAATACCAGTGGCCGCGTGTGAGCGAGGCAACGCTTGAGGGACAGCAGGCATGA
- a CDS encoding TetR/AcrR family transcriptional regulator — translation MPPNTPPRPRKRPKQSRSLMTVEAIQQACLKILEKEGAERLTTQHIADVAGVNIASLYQYFPSKEAILSEVYDALLEELAENARRRFRDIQALSSCSVRDTLAAIIALECEQLLALQKLDPEFFREYQHSFDIHQRVNRLTQALNNPSWEEWLEQWLSGKCCHGNPALRSLLVRQTLQGNLRQALSQQPSLLAEPAFREELLQLLLAYLTGENR, via the coding sequence ATGCCGCCAAACACGCCACCCCGCCCACGCAAACGCCCCAAACAGAGCCGCTCGCTGATGACCGTGGAAGCCATTCAGCAGGCCTGTCTGAAAATTCTGGAGAAAGAGGGCGCCGAGCGCCTGACGACCCAGCATATCGCCGATGTGGCCGGCGTAAATATCGCCTCGCTGTACCAGTACTTCCCCAGCAAAGAGGCGATTCTCAGCGAGGTTTACGACGCATTGCTGGAAGAGCTGGCAGAGAATGCCCGGCGACGTTTTCGCGATATTCAGGCCCTGTCGAGTTGCTCTGTTCGGGACACGCTGGCGGCGATTATCGCGCTGGAATGCGAGCAACTGCTGGCCCTGCAGAAGCTCGATCCGGAATTTTTCCGGGAGTATCAGCACAGCTTTGATATCCACCAGCGCGTGAACCGTCTCACGCAGGCGCTGAACAATCCGTCCTGGGAGGAATGGCTGGAACAGTGGTTATCCGGCAAATGCTGCCACGGGAATCCCGCACTGCGCAGCCTGCTCGTCAGGCAAACGCTGCAGGGCAATCTGCGCCAGGCCCTGAGCCAGCAGCCTTCCCTGCTGGCCGAACCGGCCTTCAGAGAGGAGCTGCTGCAATTGCTACTGGCTTATCTGACCGGGGAAAACCGCTAG
- a CDS encoding NAD-dependent malic enzyme → MNSEKPLYISVAGPALLETPLLNKGSAFTERERRSFNLMGLLPPRYESIDEQVERAYMQYCSFDEPINKHIYLRVVQDNNETLFYRLLNDHLEEMLPIIYTPTVGEACEHFSDIYRSARGIFVSYEEREFMDDILHSVTKDKVKVLVVTDGERVLGLGDQGIGGMGIPIGKLSLYTACGGISPAYTLPVVLDVGTNNQKLLDDPMYMGMRHPRIGRDDYDAFVDQFIEAAQRRWPGVLIQFEDFAQPNAMPILERHKDSVCCFNDDIQGTAAVTLGTVLSACARKGERLRDQNIVFVGAGSAGCGIAEQLIRAMVDEGLDEPSARSQVYMVDRYGLLVEGMTGLRDFQARLAQPHHVVADWQYEGEYPSLLDVANHIQTGILIGVSGQPGLFSEAAIRAIHERCERPIILPLSNPSRQVEARPEQVLAWTSGQAIVATGSPFEPVVYQGERYEISQCNNSYIFPGIGLGVIASKASRVSDGMLMAASRCLAESASAYHTKPNVLLPPLTSLARLSREIAFAVAKVAQAEGLAVERSDEELYDAIERNFWLPEYREYRRIAARAR, encoded by the coding sequence ATGAACTCGGAGAAGCCGCTTTATATTTCTGTTGCTGGTCCCGCCCTGCTGGAAACACCGTTGTTGAACAAAGGCTCTGCGTTTACCGAGCGTGAGCGTCGCAGTTTTAATCTGATGGGGCTGTTGCCGCCGCGTTACGAAAGTATTGATGAGCAGGTTGAACGGGCTTACATGCAGTACTGCAGCTTCGACGAGCCCATTAACAAACACATCTATTTGCGCGTAGTGCAGGACAATAACGAAACCTTGTTTTACCGCCTGCTCAACGACCATCTCGAAGAGATGCTGCCGATTATTTATACCCCCACGGTGGGCGAAGCCTGCGAGCATTTTTCCGATATTTACCGCAGTGCCCGCGGCATCTTCGTGTCGTATGAAGAGCGGGAGTTCATGGATGACATTCTGCACAGCGTCACCAAAGACAAGGTCAAGGTGCTGGTGGTTACCGACGGCGAGCGCGTACTGGGTCTGGGCGACCAGGGCATTGGCGGCATGGGTATTCCCATCGGCAAGCTGTCGCTGTACACCGCCTGCGGCGGCATCAGCCCGGCCTACACCCTGCCGGTGGTGCTGGATGTGGGCACCAATAACCAGAAGTTACTCGACGACCCCATGTATATGGGCATGCGCCACCCGCGTATCGGTCGCGATGATTACGACGCTTTTGTCGACCAGTTTATCGAGGCGGCCCAGCGCCGCTGGCCCGGCGTACTGATTCAGTTCGAGGATTTCGCGCAGCCCAATGCCATGCCGATTCTGGAACGCCACAAGGATTCGGTGTGCTGTTTCAACGACGATATTCAAGGTACCGCTGCCGTCACGTTAGGAACGGTACTGTCGGCCTGCGCGCGGAAAGGCGAGCGCCTGCGGGACCAGAATATTGTCTTTGTCGGCGCCGGTTCGGCGGGTTGCGGTATTGCCGAGCAACTGATCCGCGCCATGGTTGATGAGGGGCTGGATGAGCCCAGTGCCCGCTCACAGGTTTATATGGTAGATCGCTATGGTCTGCTGGTTGAGGGTATGACTGGGCTGCGGGATTTTCAGGCCCGGCTGGCGCAGCCACATCATGTCGTCGCCGATTGGCAGTACGAGGGCGAGTACCCCAGTTTGCTGGACGTGGCGAACCATATCCAAACCGGCATCCTCATCGGCGTATCCGGTCAGCCGGGGCTGTTCAGTGAGGCGGCGATTCGCGCCATTCACGAGCGTTGCGAGCGGCCGATTATCCTGCCGTTGAGTAATCCCTCCCGACAGGTTGAGGCGCGTCCTGAACAGGTACTGGCGTGGACGAGTGGGCAGGCCATCGTAGCTACCGGCAGTCCCTTCGAGCCGGTGGTGTACCAGGGCGAGCGCTATGAAATCTCCCAGTGCAATAACAGCTATATTTTCCCCGGCATTGGTCTCGGCGTCATTGCCAGCAAAGCCAGCCGGGTGAGTGATGGCATGTTGATGGCCGCCAGCCGCTGTCTGGCTGAGAGTGCCTCGGCGTATCACACCAAACCCAATGTGCTGCTGCCACCGCTGACCTCGCTGGCGCGTCTGAGTCGTGAAATCGCCTTTGCGGTGGCCAAGGTGGCTCAGGCCGAGGGGCTGGCTGTAGAGCGCAGTGACGAGGAACTGTACGACGCCATCGAGCGCAACTTCTGGTTGCCGGAATACCGCGAATACCGCCGGATTGCCGCTCGCGCGCGCTAG
- a CDS encoding PQQ-dependent sugar dehydrogenase encodes MKRKAMMLLAGLFTLAVLTLAAPFAVMELGSPGMATASRALVHAAVGYSRGTPEKGLLPLRVTSGYRVEVYAEGLGNPRFMAVTSAGDLLVSRPRSGEVLLLGRDGNNDGRADSERILLRGLKRPQGLALRDGWLYVAESDGIGKIALDVERGEIKGDYTRILDGLGDRGNHWSKTIGFGPDGWLYLSSGSTCNVCEETDPQRATMMRLQADGSELEIVATGLRNSVGFDWAPWNDALYATDNGRDLLGDNFPPCELNRIEKGSFYGWPYFNATTPDPDFGHRLPENMPANRPPVHEFRAHNAPLGIRFLQHQDNDEKMALVALHGSWNRSEPDGYKVVALRWLDDGDIVEDDFLVGFLQGSDLHGRPVDVVEAADGRIFVSDDYAGRIYLIRSGQGDDQRAAVASRKLPSAGEALAAYSPDQRQALLEQGEQLYQSKACDSCHALPTIRHLESVSARYNLAELADFFLAPTPPMPRFELDAGQREALAVYLYSRAK; translated from the coding sequence ATGAAACGCAAAGCGATGATGTTACTGGCGGGCCTGTTTACTCTGGCAGTGCTGACCCTGGCCGCCCCTTTTGCCGTGATGGAATTGGGATCTCCCGGCATGGCAACGGCGTCACGCGCGCTGGTGCACGCGGCAGTAGGGTATAGCAGGGGAACCCCCGAGAAAGGCTTGCTACCTTTGCGAGTGACGTCTGGGTATCGCGTAGAAGTGTATGCCGAGGGGCTGGGTAATCCGCGGTTTATGGCGGTTACGTCCGCTGGTGACCTGCTGGTCAGCCGTCCCCGCAGTGGCGAAGTATTACTGCTGGGGCGGGATGGGAATAACGATGGTCGTGCCGACAGTGAGCGCATTTTGCTGCGTGGCTTGAAGCGCCCGCAAGGGTTGGCACTTCGCGATGGCTGGCTTTATGTGGCGGAGTCAGACGGCATCGGCAAAATTGCCTTGGATGTGGAGCGCGGCGAGATCAAAGGGGATTACACACGCATCCTTGATGGTCTGGGTGACCGGGGCAACCACTGGAGTAAAACCATTGGCTTTGGTCCTGATGGCTGGTTGTACCTCAGTTCCGGCTCTACGTGTAACGTCTGCGAGGAAACCGACCCCCAGCGGGCGACAATGATGCGCTTGCAGGCTGATGGCAGTGAGTTGGAGATTGTGGCGACCGGGCTGCGAAACAGCGTTGGGTTTGACTGGGCGCCGTGGAACGACGCGCTCTACGCGACGGATAACGGCCGAGACCTGCTTGGCGATAACTTCCCCCCCTGTGAGCTGAACCGGATTGAAAAAGGCAGCTTTTACGGCTGGCCGTATTTCAATGCCACCACGCCCGATCCGGACTTCGGTCATCGTCTTCCGGAGAATATGCCCGCCAACCGCCCGCCCGTGCATGAATTCCGGGCGCACAACGCGCCGCTCGGTATCCGTTTTCTGCAACACCAGGACAATGACGAGAAAATGGCTCTGGTGGCCTTGCACGGCTCCTGGAATCGCAGCGAGCCCGACGGCTACAAAGTGGTCGCACTGCGCTGGCTGGATGATGGCGATATCGTCGAGGACGATTTCCTCGTTGGCTTTTTGCAGGGTAGCGATCTGCATGGTCGCCCGGTGGATGTTGTTGAAGCCGCTGATGGCCGAATTTTTGTGTCCGACGATTACGCCGGACGGATCTACCTGATTCGCTCAGGGCAGGGCGATGATCAACGCGCTGCGGTGGCAAGCCGCAAGCTGCCGTCGGCGGGAGAGGCCTTGGCGGCTTACTCGCCCGATCAGCGTCAGGCCTTGCTTGAACAGGGCGAGCAGTTGTATCAGAGCAAAGCCTGTGACAGTTGCCATGCGCTGCCCACTATCCGCCATCTGGAGAGCGTCAGTGCCCGCTATAACCTGGCGGAGCTGGCGGATTTCTTTTTGGCGCCCACGCCACCCATGCCCAGGTTTGAACTGGATGCAGGGCAGCGCGAAGCACTGGCGGTGTATTTGTACAGCCGGGCAAAGTAA
- a CDS encoding SDR family NAD(P)-dependent oxidoreductase, translated as MQSFKDKVVVVTGGASGIGKSLARAFLGEGAKVVISDVEQGALDRTASELSAQGGTLRAIVTDVSKPDSVNALADAVFEEFGACHVLCNNAGVSVPNNNVWDTTPNDWQWVLGVNLRGIAHGIQAFVPRMLASGEEGIVMNTSSGDGGISPLADQSVYASSKAGVSIMTECLNAQLVGQDTRLRACIFYPSGGILPTGIWTTKRNRPAELAREKPAPDGAEMTFDEFMSGMKDIGIELPVQDLDELAQFALNGLREGDFVIMIGRESMEETLVERARKLARGQCPIEHGLHG; from the coding sequence ATGCAGAGCTTCAAAGACAAGGTTGTAGTCGTTACTGGCGGTGCCAGCGGCATCGGCAAATCACTGGCTCGCGCCTTCCTCGGGGAGGGCGCCAAGGTGGTTATTTCCGATGTAGAGCAAGGCGCCCTCGACCGCACCGCCAGCGAGCTGTCGGCACAGGGCGGTACCTTGCGCGCCATCGTTACCGATGTCTCCAAACCCGACTCGGTCAATGCCCTGGCCGACGCCGTATTTGAGGAATTCGGTGCCTGTCATGTGCTCTGCAACAATGCTGGCGTGAGCGTGCCCAACAACAATGTGTGGGATACCACCCCCAATGACTGGCAATGGGTGCTGGGTGTAAACCTGCGCGGCATTGCCCACGGTATTCAAGCCTTTGTGCCCCGCATGCTGGCTTCCGGGGAAGAAGGCATCGTGATGAATACCAGCTCCGGTGACGGCGGCATTTCGCCACTGGCGGATCAATCGGTGTACGCGTCCAGCAAAGCCGGTGTCTCGATTATGACCGAGTGCCTGAACGCGCAACTGGTCGGCCAGGACACCCGCTTGCGGGCCTGCATTTTCTACCCGTCGGGCGGTATTCTGCCCACCGGCATCTGGACAACGAAACGCAATCGTCCTGCCGAGCTCGCTCGTGAAAAACCCGCCCCCGACGGCGCAGAAATGACCTTCGACGAGTTTATGAGCGGCATGAAAGATATTGGCATCGAGCTGCCGGTACAGGATCTGGATGAACTGGCGCAATTTGCCCTTAACGGCCTGCGCGAGGGTGACTTCGTGATTATGATCGGTCGCGAATCCATGGAGGAAACCCTGGTCGAGCGCGCCCGCAAGCTGGCCCGTGGGCAGTGTCCCATCGAGCACGGTCTGCACGGCTGA
- a CDS encoding alpha/beta fold hydrolase, translating into MLEYRQGNFGRGEAVWLQGGQALQNQALRNQVRQHVATQPAIHFAPANGFPVASYRFFLKHFADEYPLLGLENRGAWGEHPPAPDFNWRGHADDLIAFLDQHGQGPVIGIGHSIGATVTTLAAARRPDLFRALILCDPATLPGRYLYRAHRLVAPHFTRHLSLVKRTRKRPTHWPSRQAFIDYHRNKPVFRPFSDEAFADYAEAALIEQDDGQLAMRYHPDWEAQNFSRTHSPWQALKRIQCPTLLLRAEHSFLHPEAVFRYHSQRLPDVVDCMTVAGRGHMLLQEDGDGVAEHCKHWLDSLTPVPI; encoded by the coding sequence ATGCTGGAATACAGACAGGGCAATTTCGGGCGCGGCGAGGCCGTATGGCTGCAAGGCGGCCAAGCGCTGCAGAACCAAGCACTGAGAAACCAAGTACGACAACACGTCGCAACGCAGCCCGCCATTCATTTCGCCCCGGCCAACGGCTTCCCCGTGGCCAGCTACCGTTTTTTCCTCAAGCACTTTGCCGATGAATACCCGCTACTGGGACTGGAGAATCGTGGCGCCTGGGGCGAACACCCCCCTGCCCCCGACTTTAACTGGCGGGGGCACGCCGACGACCTGATCGCCTTTCTCGATCAACACGGCCAGGGTCCGGTGATCGGCATCGGTCATTCCATCGGCGCCACCGTTACCACGCTGGCCGCCGCCCGACGACCGGACTTGTTTCGCGCCCTGATTCTCTGCGATCCCGCTACGCTGCCGGGCCGCTATCTGTACCGCGCCCACAGATTGGTCGCGCCGCACTTCACCCGACATCTGTCGCTGGTCAAGCGCACCCGTAAACGCCCCACGCACTGGCCCAGTCGGCAGGCATTTATTGATTATCACCGCAACAAGCCGGTGTTCCGCCCGTTCAGCGATGAGGCCTTTGCCGACTACGCGGAGGCCGCCCTGATTGAACAGGACGACGGCCAGCTCGCCATGCGCTATCACCCGGACTGGGAAGCGCAAAACTTCAGCCGGACGCACTCACCGTGGCAAGCACTGAAGCGTATTCAGTGCCCCACACTGTTGCTGCGCGCCGAACACTCCTTTTTGCATCCCGAGGCCGTATTCCGCTACCACAGCCAGCGCTTGCCCGACGTCGTTGACTGCATGACCGTCGCCGGGCGCGGCCACATGCTGCTGCAGGAAGACGGCGACGGTGTGGCCGAACACTGCAAACACTGGCTGGACAGTCTTACGCCAGTGCCAATTTGA
- a CDS encoding CoA-acylating methylmalonate-semialdehyde dehydrogenase yields the protein MNDILPHYINGEFIQSNSPQHLEIHDPATQELLARVPMASDDEIERAVAGAAEAFTQWRKVPVPERARVMLRYQQLLKEHHDELARILAEDNGKTFEDAKGDVWRGIEVVEQACNVPSLLMGETVENVARDVDSYSITQPLGVCVGITPFNFPAMIPLWMFPLAIACGNTFVLKPSEQVPLTAMRLVELFEQAGCPPGVLQLVHGGKDTVDALINHPDTRAISFVGSVPVGEHIYRSASHALKRVQCMAGAKNHMVIMPDANKDVVINNLLGAAVGAAGQRCMAISVAVFVGEAINWVDELRDKLASVRPGHWDDPEAGYGPLISRNAKQRVEALIASGVEDGATLLLDGRDCEVSGYPDGNWLGPTLFSNVSTDMRIYREEIFGPVLCCMQVANLDEALALVNSSPYGNGTSIFTASGAAARRYQSEVDVGQVGINIPIPVPLPFFSFTGWKKSFMGDLHAYGKQAVRFYTETKTVTARWPEDNASSHAPNMTIALK from the coding sequence ATGAACGACATTCTCCCCCACTACATCAACGGTGAATTCATCCAGAGCAACTCACCACAGCATCTTGAGATTCACGACCCCGCGACGCAGGAACTGCTGGCTCGTGTACCGATGGCCAGTGACGATGAAATTGAGCGCGCCGTCGCCGGTGCCGCCGAGGCATTTACCCAGTGGCGCAAGGTCCCGGTGCCAGAGCGCGCCAGAGTGATGCTCCGCTATCAGCAGTTGCTCAAAGAGCACCACGACGAGCTGGCGCGTATTCTTGCTGAAGACAACGGTAAAACCTTTGAAGACGCCAAAGGCGACGTCTGGCGCGGCATTGAAGTGGTGGAGCAAGCCTGCAATGTCCCGTCGCTGCTGATGGGCGAGACCGTGGAAAATGTTGCGCGGGATGTCGACAGCTATAGCATCACCCAGCCACTGGGCGTGTGCGTCGGCATCACACCGTTCAATTTTCCGGCGATGATTCCGCTGTGGATGTTCCCGCTGGCCATTGCCTGCGGCAACACCTTTGTCCTCAAACCCTCAGAGCAGGTGCCCTTAACGGCCATGCGGCTGGTCGAACTGTTTGAACAGGCCGGCTGCCCGCCGGGAGTGCTGCAACTGGTTCACGGCGGCAAAGACACGGTCGATGCGCTGATCAACCACCCCGATACCCGCGCCATCTCATTTGTCGGCTCGGTGCCCGTGGGTGAACATATTTACCGCAGTGCCAGTCACGCACTCAAGCGCGTGCAGTGTATGGCGGGCGCCAAAAACCATATGGTCATCATGCCCGACGCCAACAAAGACGTCGTTATCAATAATCTGTTGGGCGCGGCGGTGGGCGCCGCCGGACAGCGTTGCATGGCGATCAGCGTGGCGGTGTTTGTGGGCGAGGCGATTAACTGGGTGGACGAACTGCGCGACAAACTGGCCAGTGTTCGCCCCGGCCACTGGGACGACCCCGAGGCCGGTTATGGACCACTGATCAGTCGCAATGCCAAACAGCGGGTAGAAGCACTGATTGCCAGTGGAGTGGAAGACGGTGCAACACTGCTGCTGGACGGCAGAGATTGCGAGGTTAGCGGTTACCCGGACGGTAACTGGCTCGGCCCAACGCTGTTCAGTAATGTGAGCACCGACATGCGCATTTACCGGGAGGAAATTTTTGGGCCGGTCCTGTGCTGTATGCAGGTCGCCAATCTGGATGAAGCGCTGGCACTGGTTAACAGCAGCCCCTATGGCAACGGCACCTCCATCTTTACGGCCTCCGGTGCGGCAGCCCGGCGCTATCAGAGCGAAGTGGATGTCGGCCAGGTGGGCATTAATATTCCCATTCCGGTACCGCTGCCGTTCTTCTCCTTTACCGGCTGGAAGAAATCCTTCATGGGCGACCTTCATGCCTATGGAAAACAGGCGGTGCGTTTTTATACCGAGACGAAAACGGTCACCGCGCGCTGGCCGGAAGACAACGCCAGCTCCCACGCCCCCAATATGACCATTGCCTTGAAGTGA
- a CDS encoding TetR family transcriptional regulator has product MTENKPKQSRKGNREKLMNAALGLLAEDQSGLSGISLRRITKACGLSPPAFYSHFASVEDLGMALVNEVGTALRELLRGVRDADSEEAVIAESVQAAFGYIRGNEPLFILIARERAGSSAMLRGAIRGEVREIVEDMATDFHERGLFERFDLERKRAAVAAIVSLGLSLIPDILDLSRESPETGDALIAEFENQVKLILF; this is encoded by the coding sequence ATGACGGAAAACAAGCCGAAGCAGAGCCGCAAAGGCAACCGGGAAAAGCTGATGAACGCGGCGCTCGGTTTGTTGGCGGAGGATCAGAGTGGCCTGTCGGGCATCAGCCTGCGGCGAATCACCAAAGCCTGTGGTCTCAGCCCGCCAGCGTTCTACAGCCACTTCGCGTCGGTGGAAGACTTGGGCATGGCGCTGGTCAATGAAGTGGGGACGGCCCTGCGTGAACTGCTGAGGGGGGTGCGAGATGCCGATTCCGAAGAAGCAGTGATCGCCGAGTCGGTACAGGCCGCCTTTGGTTATATTCGCGGTAACGAGCCGCTGTTCATTCTGATTGCGCGCGAGCGGGCAGGAAGTTCGGCCATGCTGCGTGGTGCCATTCGGGGAGAAGTGCGGGAAATTGTCGAAGACATGGCCACGGACTTTCACGAGCGGGGGCTGTTTGAGCGCTTCGATCTTGAGCGCAAGCGCGCGGCTGTCGCGGCGATCGTGTCACTGGGCCTGAGCCTGATTCCCGATATTCTCGATCTCTCCAGAGAGTCTCCGGAAACGGGGGACGCCTTGATCGCCGAGTTTGAAAATCAGGTTAAGCTGATTCTTTTCTAA